A single genomic interval of Cucumis sativus cultivar 9930 chromosome 5, Cucumber_9930_V3, whole genome shotgun sequence harbors:
- the LOC116403658 gene encoding uncharacterized protein LOC116403658 — MDDIVLTGDDQAEISQLKQRMGDEFEIKDLGNLKYFLGMEVARSKEGISVSQRKYILDLLTETGMLGCRPTDTPIEFNCKLGNSDDQVPVDKEQYQRLVGKLIYLSHTRPDISFAVSVVSQFMQTPNEEHMKAVNRILRYLKSTPGKGLMFRKTDRKTIEAYTDSDWAGSVVDRKSTSGYCTFVWGNLVTWRSKKQSVVARSSAEAEYRAMSLGICEEIWLQKVLTDLHQECETPLKLFCDNKAAISIANNPVQHDRTKHVEIDRHFIKEKLDSGSICIPYIPSSQQVADVLTKGLLRPNFDFCVSKLGLIDIYVPT, encoded by the coding sequence ATGGATGACATTGTTTTGACTGGAGATGATCAGGCAGAAATCAGTCAACTAAAGCAGAGAATGGGcgatgagtttgaaatcaaggatttgggaaatttgaaatatttccttggaatggaggtggccagatctaaagaaggtatctccgtatctcaaagaaaatacatcctTGATTTGTTAACCGAGACAGGTATGTTAGGATGTCGTCCCACTGACACtcctattgaattcaactgcaaactaggaaactctgatgatcaagttccagttgataaagaacagTATCAACGCCTCGtgggtaaattaatttacttatctcATACTCGTCCTGATATTTCCTTTGCTGTGAGTGTTGTCAGCCAGTTTATGCAGACCCCTAATGAGGAACACATGAAAGCTGTCAACAGAATCTTGAGATACTTAAAATCAACACCTGGTAAAGGGctgatgtttagaaaaacagaCAGAAAGACCATTGAGGCATACACTGACTCGGATTGGGCAGGATCTGTTGTTGACAGAAAATCTACCTCTggttattgtacctttgtttggggcaatcttgtaacttggaggagtaagaagcaaagtgTTGTGGCCAGGAGCAGCGCTGAGGCTGAATATAGAGCTATGAGTTTAGgaatatgtgaggaaatttggcttCAGAAAGTTTTGACAGATCTTCATCAGGAATGTGAGACACCATTGAAGCTTTTCTGTGATAATAAAGCCGCTATTAGTATTGCTAACAACCctgttcaacatgatagaactaaacatgttgagattgatcgacattttatcaaagaaaaacttgacagtgggagcatatgcattccgTACATCCCTTCGAGTCAACAGGTTGCTGATGTTCTTACCAAAGGGCTTCTCAGACCAAACTTCGACTTCTGcgttagcaagttgggcctcattgatatttacgtcccaacttga